From the Desulfovibrio sp. Huiquan2017 genome, the window GGTCAGGATGAGCATCTGGGCCTCACGGCCGCCCCACATGATCGGCTTGACGCTCATGTTCACCCATTTGGTCCCGCCGCTGCCGGTCAGGATGCGGAAGGAGCCCAGCGACTCTTTCATTTCCCCGGAATCGAGGCGGGCAAACTGCATGGCGTGTTCGTCCCGGTCGTTGGGGTGGACCATGTCCATGAAATCCAGCCTGTCGAGATCCTGGATCGAGTAGCCGGAGATGCGCAGCATGGACTCGTTGACATAGCGGGGCGTGCCGTTCTGCATGACGATGACCCCTTCCTGGGAATTCTCGGCAAGCACGCGGTAGCGTTCCTCGGAATCCATGAGGGCCTCTTCGGCCCGCCGTCTGGGGGTGACGTCCAGCAGGGAGACGATGACCCGGGAGAGGGTGTCCTTGTATTCGTCCGGCACGAAGATGTGGGCCATGACCCAGATGGTGTCGCCGTCCAGGCGACGGTTGGTGATTTCGCCGCAGTATTCGCTGCCGCCCGAGGCTAACAGGACCATTTCCTCGGTGAAGGAGGCCATGGAGGATTCGGTCAGGACCTTGTCCAGATTGCCGAACAGGTCGTTCTTGGAGGCCGCCCCAAGCAGGGACAGGGTGGCCTTGTTGACGTCCACCACGGTGACCAGGGTGGTGCATTTGGCCAGAGCCTCGGGATTGTCGTAGAAAAATTGGCGGAAGTCGGTGACGCCCTGCTCCTTGAGTTCGTCGAAGTAGAATTTGAGCAGGGTCAGGTCCTCTTCCCACAGGGAGATGGGCGAGTCCTCGAACAGGGTGCGGAAACGGGCCTCGCTGGCCAGGATGGCTTCCCCGGCCTCCCGGCGCATGGTCACGTCCCGGGACACGCCCTGGAATCCGCAGGGCTGGCCCTTGTCGTCCAGAAGCCGCTTGATCACGGTCTCGGCCCAGAACGTTTGTCCGTTTTTGTGGACGTGCTCCAACTCCAGGCTGTTGATCAGGGTATAGTCGCCAGCCGCCTCGGCCTCGCGCCGTCGGGTCAGGGCCTCCTCGAACTCGCGCGCCGATAGGTCGGTGATCATCTTGCGGAAGGAACGCCCCTGCAATTCCTCAAGGGTATAGCCGCTGATGTCGCGGATGGACGGGGTGGCGTAGACCAGGCGGTAGTCGTCGTCCATGGTCCAGATGACGTCGGCGGTGTTTTCGGCCAGAAAGCGGTATTTCCCCTCGCTGGCCCGCAACCGCTCCTCGGCCTCCTTGCGCGCGGTGATGTCCGTGGCGATGCCTTCCACGGCCACGGGATTGCCGTTCTTGTCGCAGAGCAGGATCTGGCGCTGGCTGGCCCAGTGGACTTCCCCGGACTTGTGGATGAACTGGAATTCGAGTTCGTCGCGCACCTTGCCCGAGCGCAGCTCCTCCATGACCACATCCAGATAGTCGTGCCAGTCCGGGTGGACGATTTTGCGCACGAGCATGGGGCATTCCTGGTATTCTTGGAGAGTATACCCCGAGAAACGCTCCACGGACGGGCTCAGATAGTCGTAGAGCCCGGTGTACAGATTCAGGCGGAAGAAGATGTCGCTGGTGGATTCGGAG encodes:
- a CDS encoding PAS domain S-box protein; its protein translation is MKIDRDSIPLPDAETRNRLVDNDPSLFRRLVEASGMAVSIHDKNLVPIWGNDAYAKLWGYDSVKEVLRLSPDQVMPRETRELYWKKVLPFIRKGLPWEGEYVLRARDGSLHTVKGWFDPLLDESGEVTHVIAIKQDLSDIIRMREALGAAEKSLNFISESTSDIFFRLNLYTGLYDYLSPSVERFSGYTLQEYQECPMLVRKIVHPDWHDYLDVVMEELRSGKVRDELEFQFIHKSGEVHWASQRQILLCDKNGNPVAVEGIATDITARKEAEERLRASEGKYRFLAENTADVIWTMDDDYRLVYATPSIRDISGYTLEELQGRSFRKMITDLSAREFEEALTRRREAEAAGDYTLINSLELEHVHKNGQTFWAETVIKRLLDDKGQPCGFQGVSRDVTMRREAGEAILASEARFRTLFEDSPISLWEEDLTLLKFYFDELKEQGVTDFRQFFYDNPEALAKCTTLVTVVDVNKATLSLLGAASKNDLFGNLDKVLTESSMASFTEEMVLLASGGSEYCGEITNRRLDGDTIWVMAHIFVPDEYKDTLSRVIVSLLDVTPRRRAEEALMDSEERYRVLAENSQEGVIVMQNGTPRYVNESMLRISGYSIQDLDRLDFMDMVHPNDRDEHAMQFARLDSGEMKESLGSFRILTGSGGTKWVNMSVKPIMWGGREAQMLILTDISRYKALESELLIAHAQMENRVHKRTAELSKANVRLKAEAEERGKAQERIQALTQQLIRVQEDERQRISRDLHDNVAQDLSSIMLKMETLFDGHPGADPELTRRSEAVAEVLRNTIASVREIAYGLRPPALDQLGLVQALTNLCHEAGNRYGFDVDFFSTGIENISLEFDVEINLYRMVQEAVRNICRHAGASKAVIRMVKSHPDILIRIEDNGRGFPTQESPTLAGERKHMGLQSMEERARLIGGSMEIQTLTGTGTRILFKVPIESARRQG